In the genome of Cupriavidus malaysiensis, one region contains:
- a CDS encoding cysteine dioxygenase family protein: MSVAQQRKSTVDETLQSIRNIVETEGVTRPALAQVLARVQDLAARPELWSEGDYPPPEAGERQARYLIAEDPDQTYALYLNVMRPGKRIPPHNHTTWACVAGVSGIEYNDVYRRTDDGSRPGFGTLAHSHTVEVGPGTGIALLPDDIHSVEIRGDDVIRHLHMYGRALETLTERLSFDLEQGTCQVMQVGVQTRR; encoded by the coding sequence ATGTCGGTGGCACAGCAACGCAAGTCGACGGTGGATGAGACCCTTCAATCCATCAGGAATATTGTAGAGACGGAGGGCGTCACGCGTCCCGCGCTGGCCCAGGTGCTGGCGCGCGTGCAGGACCTCGCCGCGCGGCCCGAACTGTGGTCGGAGGGCGACTATCCGCCGCCCGAGGCAGGCGAGCGCCAGGCGCGCTACCTGATCGCCGAGGATCCCGACCAGACCTACGCGCTCTACCTGAACGTGATGCGCCCCGGCAAGCGCATCCCGCCGCACAACCACACCACCTGGGCCTGCGTGGCCGGGGTCAGCGGCATCGAATACAACGACGTCTACCGGCGCACCGACGACGGCAGCCGTCCCGGCTTCGGCACGCTGGCGCACTCGCATACCGTCGAGGTCGGTCCCGGCACCGGCATCGCCCTGCTGCCGGACGACATCCACTCGGTGGAGATCCGCGGCGACGACGTCATCCGCCACCTGCATATGTACGGCCGCGCGCTGGAGACGCTGACCGAGCGCCTCAGCTTCGACCTGGAGCAAGGCACCTGCCAGGTGATGCAGGTCGGCGTGCAGACGCGGCGCTGA
- a CDS encoding rhodanese-like domain-containing protein yields MSTPADRPANRPANRPAAESIDARTLKAWLHDDEEIALFDVREHGQYGEGHPFLAVPLPYSRFELDLGRLAPSLATRIVLADDGDGVAALAARAAAALGYRRVFTLAGGVPAWQAAGYVLFAGVNVPSKTFGELAEHHYGTPRVSAAELAALQAGAAAPVVLDGRPLGEFRKMNIPGARCCPNGELAWRLRDLVPDPSTPIVINCAGRTRSIIGAQTLINLGVPNPVYALENGTQGWYLNDFTLEHGGTAHYPEHTRPAGQEAARQAAEALAGRAGVPRIDAATAAQWLADADRSTFLCDVRTPEEFAAGSLPGAQHTPGGQLIQATDQYLGVRRARLVLFDVEGVRALVVASWLRQMGHDAVVLAGGLEAGRAAGLAAPAPLAAGAGNALAEVAPGELRDGLAAQQMAALDLRPGMAFRAARVPGSLWSIRPRLAADLAGVPRDTTLVIVGEADLAALAAADLAALGYGDVRRLAGGIEAWEAAGLPLRRGNGAPEALPDARCIDFLFFVHDRHDGNKEAARRYLAWETGLVAQLDAQELALFRFLPAA; encoded by the coding sequence ATGTCCACGCCTGCTGACCGCCCCGCCAACCGCCCCGCCAACCGCCCCGCGGCGGAATCCATCGATGCCCGCACCCTGAAGGCCTGGCTGCACGACGACGAGGAGATCGCCTTGTTCGACGTGCGCGAGCACGGCCAGTACGGCGAGGGGCATCCCTTCCTCGCCGTGCCGCTGCCCTACAGCCGCTTCGAGCTCGACCTCGGCCGCCTCGCGCCCAGCCTGGCCACGCGCATCGTGCTGGCCGACGACGGCGACGGCGTGGCCGCGCTGGCCGCGCGCGCTGCGGCGGCCCTGGGCTACCGCCGCGTCTTCACGCTGGCCGGGGGCGTGCCCGCCTGGCAGGCCGCCGGCTACGTGCTGTTCGCCGGCGTCAACGTGCCGTCCAAGACCTTCGGCGAGCTGGCCGAGCACCACTACGGCACGCCGCGCGTCAGCGCCGCCGAGCTGGCCGCGCTGCAGGCGGGCGCGGCAGCGCCGGTGGTGCTCGACGGCCGTCCGCTCGGCGAATTCCGCAAGATGAACATTCCCGGCGCGCGCTGCTGCCCCAACGGCGAGCTGGCCTGGCGCCTGCGCGACCTGGTGCCCGATCCGTCCACGCCGATCGTGATCAACTGCGCCGGCCGCACGCGCAGCATCATCGGCGCGCAGACCCTGATCAACCTCGGCGTGCCCAACCCGGTCTACGCGCTGGAGAACGGCACGCAGGGCTGGTACCTGAACGATTTCACGCTGGAGCATGGCGGCACCGCCCACTATCCCGAGCACACCCGGCCGGCCGGGCAGGAGGCCGCGCGGCAAGCCGCCGAGGCGCTGGCCGGTCGCGCCGGCGTGCCGCGCATCGATGCCGCCACCGCCGCGCAATGGCTGGCCGATGCGGACCGCAGCACCTTCCTGTGCGACGTGCGCACGCCCGAGGAATTCGCCGCCGGTTCGCTGCCCGGCGCGCAGCATACGCCCGGCGGCCAGCTGATCCAGGCCACCGACCAGTATCTCGGCGTGCGCCGCGCGCGCCTGGTGCTGTTCGACGTGGAAGGCGTGCGCGCGCTGGTGGTGGCGAGCTGGCTGCGCCAGATGGGCCACGACGCGGTGGTGCTGGCGGGCGGCCTCGAGGCCGGACGCGCCGCCGGACTGGCGGCGCCGGCACCGCTGGCCGCCGGTGCCGGCAACGCACTGGCCGAGGTGGCGCCGGGCGAGCTGCGCGACGGCCTCGCCGCGCAGCAGATGGCCGCGCTCGACCTGCGCCCCGGCATGGCCTTCCGCGCCGCGCGCGTGCCGGGCAGCCTGTGGTCGATCCGGCCGCGCCTGGCGGCCGACCTGGCCGGCGTGCCGCGCGACACCACGCTGGTGATCGTGGGCGAGGCCGACCTCGCCGCGCTGGCGGCGGCCGACCTCGCCGCGCTCGGCTATGGCGACGTGCGCCGCCTGGCCGGCGGCATCGAGGCCTGGGAGGCCGCCGGCCTGCCGCTGCGGCGCGGCAACGGCGCACCGGAGGCACTGCCCGACGCGCGCTGCATCGACTTCCTGTTCTTCGTGCACGACCGGCATGACGGCAACAAGGAGGCGGCGCGCCGCTACCTGGCCTGGGAAACCGGGCTGGTGGCCCAGCTCGATGCGCAGGAACTGGCGCTGTTCCGCTTCCTGCCGGCGGCCTGA
- a CDS encoding Bug family tripartite tricarboxylate transporter substrate binding protein: MQDDNHAGASRYSRRAWLAGAAALCAGAALPRAASAASATSAQSVARIIVPFPPGGPADFMGRLLAEKLKDTLGRTVLVDNRPGAGTRVAAEALKHAPADGGTVLLTPVDTMVIAPLIYSNLRYQPATDFTAITDVAGVQFGLAVPADAPYKTLAQFVQAARAEPKAHSIGISTVGTLLHFLATEFVARARTGSTIVPYRGGSPLVTEVLGKQIAAGMDATTTFVEYHRAGKLRVLAVAGERRADALPAVPTFAEAGYPELVAASRYLLYAPAATPPAVLGQWQQSVRKALAMGDVRDKLERTGYDLLAGSSPEEVARYVSGVSERWGPVIKASGFKGD; this comes from the coding sequence ATGCAAGACGACAACCACGCGGGCGCGTCCCGCTATTCGCGGCGCGCCTGGCTGGCCGGCGCCGCCGCGCTCTGTGCCGGCGCAGCGTTGCCGCGCGCCGCCAGCGCCGCCAGTGCCACGAGTGCCCAGTCGGTGGCGCGCATCATCGTACCTTTCCCGCCGGGCGGCCCGGCGGACTTCATGGGGCGCCTGCTGGCCGAGAAGCTGAAGGACACGCTGGGGCGCACCGTGCTGGTCGACAACCGGCCCGGCGCCGGCACCCGCGTCGCCGCCGAGGCGCTCAAGCACGCGCCGGCCGACGGCGGCACGGTTCTGCTGACGCCGGTCGACACCATGGTGATCGCGCCGCTGATCTACAGCAACCTGCGCTACCAGCCGGCCACCGACTTCACCGCGATCACCGACGTGGCGGGTGTGCAGTTCGGCCTGGCGGTGCCGGCCGACGCGCCCTACAAGACGCTGGCGCAGTTCGTGCAGGCCGCGCGGGCCGAGCCGAAGGCTCACTCGATCGGCATCAGCACGGTCGGCACGCTGCTGCATTTCCTCGCCACCGAGTTCGTCGCGCGTGCGCGCACCGGCAGCACCATCGTGCCCTACCGTGGCGGCAGCCCGCTGGTCACCGAGGTGCTGGGCAAGCAGATCGCCGCCGGCATGGATGCCACCACCACCTTCGTCGAATACCATCGCGCCGGCAAGCTGCGCGTGCTGGCCGTGGCCGGCGAGCGGCGCGCCGACGCGCTGCCAGCCGTGCCCACCTTTGCCGAGGCCGGCTATCCGGAGCTGGTGGCCGCCTCGCGCTACCTGCTCTATGCGCCGGCCGCCACGCCGCCCGCTGTGCTGGGGCAGTGGCAGCAGTCGGTGCGCAAGGCGCTGGCGATGGGCGATGTGCGCGACAAGCTGGAGCGTACCGGCTACGACCTGCTGGCCGGTTCCTCGCCCGAGGAGGTGGCGCGCTATGTCAGCGGCGTGTCGGAACGCTGGGGCCCGGTCATCAAGGCATCCGGCTTCAAGGGCGATTGA
- the metC gene encoding cystathionine beta-lyase encodes MKHTLPTRLARAGRHADVPGGQPVNPPVVRASTVLFASTAEMREMRARRASERLFTYGARGNPTAFALEDMVTELEGGYRTRLFPSGLAAAAMTLLACLRPGEHVLLPDCVYEPVRNLAGGFLREHGVTAGFYAADGSDLARRLRPETRLVYVEAPGSLAYEMCDLPAIAALAHAHGALVAADNTWGSGLLYQPLALGADISLMAATKYLGGHSDVMMGTVCTTEAAWPRLAALADAFGMAVSADDAYLVQRGMRSLGARLAQHQAGALAVAQWLQARPEVARVYCPALPGDPGHALWRRDCRGTNGLLSFALRSGGLAAAERFVDSLSLFGIGASWGGFESLATVADMARARSVGDWSGSTPLVRLHIGLEGVEDLITDLARGFAALGDGVPHAPCVPQRSSAGAVPAACMENEDGHHR; translated from the coding sequence ATGAAGCACACCCTTCCGACCCGCCTTGCCCGCGCCGGCCGCCATGCCGACGTGCCGGGCGGGCAGCCGGTCAACCCGCCGGTGGTCCGCGCCAGCACGGTGCTGTTCGCCTCCACCGCCGAGATGCGCGAGATGCGCGCGCGCCGCGCCAGCGAACGCCTTTTCACCTACGGCGCGCGCGGCAATCCCACCGCCTTCGCGCTCGAGGACATGGTCACCGAGCTCGAAGGCGGCTACCGCACCCGCCTCTTTCCCAGCGGCCTGGCCGCCGCCGCCATGACCTTGCTTGCCTGCCTGCGTCCCGGCGAGCACGTGCTGCTGCCCGACTGCGTCTACGAGCCGGTGCGCAACCTGGCCGGCGGCTTCCTGCGCGAGCATGGCGTGACGGCCGGCTTCTATGCCGCCGACGGCAGCGACCTCGCGCGCCGCCTGCGGCCCGAGACGCGGCTGGTCTACGTGGAAGCGCCGGGCTCGCTGGCCTACGAGATGTGCGACCTGCCCGCCATCGCCGCATTGGCGCACGCGCACGGCGCGCTGGTGGCGGCCGACAACACCTGGGGTTCAGGCCTGCTGTACCAGCCGCTCGCGCTGGGGGCCGACATCTCGCTGATGGCCGCCACCAAGTACCTGGGCGGCCATTCCGACGTGATGATGGGCACCGTCTGCACCACTGAGGCCGCCTGGCCGCGGCTGGCCGCGCTGGCCGACGCCTTCGGCATGGCGGTCAGCGCCGACGATGCCTACCTGGTGCAGCGCGGCATGCGCTCGCTGGGCGCGCGTCTGGCCCAGCACCAGGCCGGCGCGCTGGCGGTGGCGCAGTGGCTGCAGGCGCGGCCCGAGGTGGCGCGCGTGTACTGCCCGGCGCTGCCCGGCGACCCCGGCCACGCGCTGTGGCGGCGCGACTGCCGCGGCACCAACGGCCTGCTGTCGTTCGCGCTGCGCAGCGGCGGCCTGGCCGCGGCCGAGCGCTTCGTCGACAGCCTGTCGCTGTTCGGCATCGGCGCCAGCTGGGGCGGCTTCGAGAGCCTGGCCACGGTGGCCGACATGGCCCGCGCGCGCTCGGTCGGCGACTGGTCCGGCAGCACGCCGCTGGTCCGCCTGCATATCGGACTGGAAGGCGTGGAGGACCTGATCACCGACCTGGCGCGCGGTTTCGCCGCGCTCGGCGATGGTGTGCCGCATGCACCGTGCGTACCGCAACGATCGTCGGCCGGCGCCGTGCCGGCGGCCTGCATGGAGAACGAAGACGGGCATCATCGATGA
- a CDS encoding 3-hydroxybutyrate dehydrogenase produces the protein MTTSPSSAPLAGKTALVTGSTSGIGLGIAKALAQAGANLVLNGFGDAAGALAQIEALGVRAAHHGADMSRPAEIEAMLAFAAQRFGAVDILVNNAGIQFVAPIEDFPAERWDAVIAINLSATFHAMRAALPAMRQRGWGRVINIASVHGVIASAGKSAYVAAKHGVIGLTKVAALETARTGITVNAICPGWVLTPLVQQQIDALAAREGLTVEAASVKLLGEKQPSAQFVTPAQIGALAVFLCSDAASEMRGAELKIDGGWTAQ, from the coding sequence ATGACTACCTCCCCCTCTTCCGCCCCGCTCGCGGGCAAGACCGCCCTCGTCACCGGCTCCACCAGCGGCATCGGCCTCGGCATCGCCAAGGCGCTGGCGCAGGCCGGCGCCAACCTCGTGCTGAACGGCTTCGGCGACGCCGCCGGCGCACTGGCGCAGATCGAGGCGCTTGGCGTGCGCGCCGCGCACCACGGCGCCGACATGAGCCGCCCCGCCGAGATCGAGGCCATGCTGGCCTTCGCGGCGCAACGCTTCGGCGCCGTCGACATCCTCGTCAACAACGCCGGCATCCAGTTCGTCGCCCCCATCGAGGACTTCCCCGCCGAGCGCTGGGACGCCGTCATCGCCATCAACCTGAGCGCCACCTTCCACGCCATGCGCGCCGCGCTGCCGGCGATGCGCCAGCGCGGCTGGGGCCGCGTGATCAACATCGCCTCGGTGCACGGCGTGATCGCTTCGGCCGGCAAGTCCGCCTACGTGGCGGCCAAGCACGGCGTGATCGGCCTGACCAAGGTGGCCGCGCTGGAAACCGCGCGCACCGGCATCACCGTCAACGCGATCTGCCCCGGCTGGGTGCTGACGCCGCTGGTGCAGCAGCAGATCGACGCCCTCGCCGCGCGCGAGGGCCTGACAGTGGAAGCAGCCTCGGTGAAGCTGCTGGGCGAGAAGCAGCCTTCGGCGCAGTTCGTCACGCCCGCGCAGATCGGCGCGCTGGCGGTGTTCCTGTGCTCCGACGCCGCCAGCGAGATGCGCGGCGCGGAACTGAAGATCGACGGCGGCTGGACCGCGCAGTAA
- a CDS encoding amidase family protein: MPAQAALWSLSAAEVAAAVRHGDVSCREVTASVLERIAQCNPRVNALTEVLADAALASADAADRARAAGAALGPLHGVPVTIKINVDQAGHATSNGVIPLRDHIAREDAPLVAQWRAAGAIIVGRSNTPTYSWRWFTDNGLHGRTLNPWDPAVTPGGSSGGAAAAVATGMGALAHGNDIGGSIRYPAYACGVAGLRPTVGRVPAYNPSATAERSITPQLMSVQGPLARSVGDLRLGFHAMAGHDARDPSWVPVPLELPLPAGPLRVALFRHCPGIAVDPAVSAALDQAAGWLQAAGYVVEEAALPGFLEAAELWRTLTTDDARRSVVAGVREHGDEAIRRSLHNMMEGMAETDRDGFLDGLARRQTLARQWAVFFERYPLVLMPVSWQRPVRQDMDTGSVEDMRALVAAQSPLLATAGLGVPGLSVPTGLAGGVPMGVQLVAWRFREDLLLRAGEVIERAAGFLPFSAR, encoded by the coding sequence ATGCCTGCCCAAGCTGCACTGTGGTCCCTGAGCGCCGCCGAAGTCGCGGCGGCCGTCCGCCATGGCGATGTGTCCTGCCGCGAAGTCACCGCCAGCGTGCTGGAGCGCATCGCGCAATGCAATCCGCGCGTCAACGCGCTCACCGAGGTGCTGGCCGACGCGGCACTGGCCAGCGCCGATGCCGCCGACCGCGCGCGCGCCGCGGGCGCCGCGCTGGGCCCGCTGCACGGCGTGCCGGTCACCATCAAGATCAACGTCGACCAGGCCGGCCATGCCACCAGCAACGGCGTGATCCCGCTGCGCGACCACATCGCGCGCGAGGATGCGCCGCTGGTGGCGCAATGGCGTGCCGCCGGCGCCATCATCGTCGGGCGCAGCAATACGCCGACCTATTCGTGGCGCTGGTTCACCGACAACGGCCTGCACGGACGCACGCTCAATCCCTGGGACCCAGCCGTCACCCCCGGCGGCTCCAGCGGCGGCGCGGCTGCCGCGGTGGCCACCGGCATGGGCGCGCTCGCGCATGGCAACGACATCGGCGGCTCGATCCGCTATCCGGCCTATGCCTGCGGCGTGGCCGGCCTGCGTCCGACCGTGGGCCGCGTCCCCGCCTACAACCCGAGTGCCACCGCCGAGCGCAGCATCACGCCGCAACTGATGTCGGTGCAAGGGCCGCTGGCGCGCAGCGTGGGTGACCTGCGCCTGGGCTTCCACGCCATGGCCGGCCATGATGCGCGCGATCCGTCATGGGTACCGGTGCCGCTGGAACTGCCGCTGCCGGCGGGCCCGCTGCGCGTGGCGCTGTTCCGGCACTGCCCGGGCATTGCCGTCGATCCCGCCGTGAGCGCGGCACTCGATCAGGCCGCGGGCTGGCTGCAGGCGGCCGGCTACGTGGTCGAGGAGGCCGCCTTGCCCGGCTTCCTCGAGGCCGCCGAACTGTGGCGCACCCTGACCACCGACGACGCGCGCCGCAGCGTCGTCGCGGGCGTGCGCGAGCACGGCGACGAGGCCATCCGCCGCAGCCTGCACAACATGATGGAAGGCATGGCCGAAACCGACCGCGACGGTTTCCTCGACGGCCTGGCGCGCCGCCAGACGCTGGCGCGCCAGTGGGCGGTGTTCTTCGAGCGCTATCCGCTGGTGCTGATGCCGGTGTCGTGGCAGCGCCCGGTGCGGCAGGACATGGATACCGGCAGCGTGGAAGACATGCGCGCGCTGGTGGCGGCGCAGAGCCCGCTGCTGGCCACCGCCGGCCTGGGCGTGCCGGGCCTGTCGGTGCCCACCGGCCTGGCCGGTGGTGTGCCGATGGGGGTGCAACTGGTGGCGTGGCGCTTCCGCGAAGACCTGCTGCTGCGCGCCGGCGAAGTCATCGAGCGGGCGGCAGGCTTCCTGCCGTTCAGCGCGCGCTGA
- a CDS encoding LysR substrate-binding domain-containing protein, with protein sequence METFDLDLLRTLVTIADCETFGAAAVKLDRTQSAVTQQMQRLEEQLGLNLFERQGRNKQLSRHGDKLLEYARQLLALNDEALRVMREGDLTGSLRIGAPHDVADTLLPGLLSHIARASPALRLEIHVGRSPFLMESLRRGEIDLTLSTREDSALDGFPLRTSPTIWVCAADFAYERGAPVPLILADEPSLFRRLALDALKESGVPWRAAYLAPSLIGIKAAIRAGLGVTARSIDLLGADMRVLGDKDGLPRLPDVTYYLWARPNAVNPVARQVFLMLKATLQRGLGAG encoded by the coding sequence ATGGAAACCTTCGATCTTGATCTGCTGCGCACCCTGGTGACCATCGCCGACTGCGAGACATTCGGCGCCGCCGCGGTCAAGCTCGACCGCACCCAGTCGGCGGTCACGCAGCAGATGCAGCGGCTGGAGGAGCAACTCGGCCTGAACCTGTTCGAGCGCCAGGGCCGCAACAAGCAGCTCAGCCGGCACGGCGACAAGCTATTGGAGTACGCGCGCCAGTTGCTGGCGCTCAACGACGAGGCGCTGCGGGTGATGCGCGAGGGTGACCTGACCGGCTCGCTGCGCATCGGCGCGCCGCACGACGTGGCCGATACGCTGCTGCCGGGCCTGCTGTCGCATATCGCGCGCGCCTCGCCCGCGCTGCGGCTGGAGATCCACGTGGGACGGAGCCCCTTCCTGATGGAATCGCTGCGCCGCGGCGAGATCGACCTGACCCTGTCGACGCGCGAGGACAGCGCGCTGGACGGCTTCCCGCTGCGCACCTCGCCCACCATCTGGGTCTGCGCGGCGGACTTCGCCTACGAGCGCGGCGCACCGGTGCCGCTGATCCTGGCCGACGAACCCAGCCTGTTCCGCCGGCTGGCGCTGGACGCGCTCAAGGAAAGCGGTGTGCCGTGGCGCGCGGCCTACCTCGCGCCCAGCCTGATCGGCATCAAGGCCGCCATCCGCGCAGGGCTGGGCGTGACCGCGCGCAGCATCGACCTGCTGGGCGCCGACATGCGGGTGCTGGGGGACAAGGACGGGCTGCCGCGCTTGCCCGACGTGACCTACTACCTGTGGGCGCGGCCGAACGCGGTCAATCCGGTGGCGCGCCAGGTGTTCCTGATGCTCAAGGCGACGCTGCAGCGGGGGTTGGGGGCAGGCTGA
- a CDS encoding tripartite tricarboxylate transporter substrate binding protein has protein sequence MFRFPSPGRSARLLRALSSALKPALTPARKPARKPAPHVLAARPLSLRAPLHTPGSGGPPAHCQPVRRRARTALARLAALAGACGAAGSVALAAVAQPLAPLPPVSGYPAQPLRIVSPFPAGGGNDAVSRIVSSRLAEVLGQSAVVDNRGGAGGNIGTRSVAESKADGYTLLTSQVSVMAVNPTLYAAPGFDPVKQFKPVTQINAAPLAIVVAANAPWQTFAELAAQAKAQPQRITFATPGNGTLSHLVGVVLDKDAGVSLQHVPYKGAGPAINDLLGGQVNVLITSTSSVAGFVQAGRMRALAVTSPRRLGVFARVPTLEELGYRNLRFEDWYGIFVPAGTPPERVAHLNRALVQVLHQPDVVRQINEGGSDVVASSPEAFGAQLKSDISRWSQIVKLSGAHLD, from the coding sequence ATGTTCCGCTTTCCCTCGCCAGGCCGTTCCGCCCGCTTGCTGCGCGCGCTGTCGTCGGCCCTGAAGCCCGCCCTGACGCCCGCCCGGAAGCCCGCCCGGAAGCCGGCGCCGCACGTGCTCGCCGCGCGGCCGCTGTCCCTGCGCGCGCCGCTGCATACCCCCGGGTCCGGCGGCCCGCCCGCGCACTGCCAGCCGGTCCGGCGCCGTGCACGCACCGCGCTGGCGCGCCTGGCGGCGCTGGCCGGGGCGTGCGGCGCCGCCGGCAGCGTGGCGCTGGCCGCGGTCGCGCAGCCGCTGGCGCCGCTGCCACCGGTGAGCGGTTACCCGGCGCAGCCGTTGCGCATCGTCTCGCCATTCCCGGCGGGCGGCGGCAACGATGCCGTCTCGCGCATCGTCTCCAGCCGCCTGGCCGAGGTGCTGGGGCAGTCGGCGGTGGTCGACAACCGCGGCGGTGCCGGCGGCAATATCGGCACGCGCTCGGTGGCCGAGTCCAAGGCCGACGGCTACACCCTGCTGACCTCGCAGGTCTCGGTGATGGCGGTCAACCCGACGCTGTACGCCGCGCCGGGCTTCGATCCTGTCAAGCAGTTCAAGCCCGTCACGCAGATCAACGCCGCGCCGCTGGCCATCGTGGTGGCGGCCAACGCGCCCTGGCAGACCTTCGCCGAGCTGGCCGCACAGGCCAAGGCGCAGCCGCAGCGCATCACCTTTGCCACGCCGGGCAACGGCACGCTGTCGCACCTGGTCGGCGTGGTGCTGGACAAGGATGCCGGCGTCTCGCTGCAGCACGTGCCCTACAAGGGGGCGGGCCCGGCCATCAACGACCTGCTGGGCGGCCAGGTGAACGTGCTGATCACCTCGACCTCGTCGGTGGCCGGCTTCGTGCAGGCCGGGCGCATGCGCGCGCTGGCAGTGACCAGCCCGCGCCGGCTGGGCGTGTTCGCCAGGGTGCCGACGCTGGAGGAACTGGGCTACCGCAACCTGCGTTTCGAGGACTGGTACGGCATCTTCGTGCCCGCCGGCACGCCGCCGGAGCGCGTGGCGCACCTGAACCGCGCGCTGGTGCAGGTGTTGCACCAGCCCGACGTGGTGCGCCAGATCAACGAAGGCGGCAGCGACGTGGTGGCCAGTTCGCCCGAGGCCTTCGGCGCGCAGCTCAAGAGCGATATCTCGCGCTGGTCGCAGATCGTCAAGCTGTCGGGCGCGCACCTGGATTGA
- a CDS encoding methyl-accepting chemotaxis protein, whose translation MKIRDMKIGTRLAFGFAVILALLVLNTAFSVYRMRELSQQTRAMMSEPLAKERLVADWTSLVAVGIVRTSAIARSSDPALAGFFAEQTKASSARGAALMKQIEAQADETDKPVLRQAAEVRQAYIAARDEIMKIKGSASEAEIERLMQERYLPSAKGYEEALRSLLDLQRQSINATAQRIDALAERTRTVLIVTAALVAAFAIGFAWWLTVGITQPMRHAVQAAQRVAQGDLSGQAGAQGGPYARDESGQLLQALAEMRGSLNGIVHEVHRGTQTIGGASRQIAAGNLDLSSRTEQQASSLQETAASMEELTSTVRQNADNARQANQLAVSASAVANHGGEVVARVVQTMESIHTSSHKIVEIIGVIEGIAFQTNILALNAAVEAARAGEQGRGFAVVAGEVRALAQRSASAAKEIKSLIDASVAQVGEGSALVGQAGSTMAEIVESVKRVTDIMGEITAATQEQTTGIEQVNQAITQIDETTQQNAALVEQASAATQALEDQARLLLQAVGTFRLDAGAGIEAAPPASAQPVQAARAGKPEAGAGATQGTAPRSRRQPARPARLPAQRLEPAMAQPQRQAAAARTTAASSDDWEQF comes from the coding sequence ATGAAGATCCGCGACATGAAGATCGGAACACGCCTTGCCTTCGGCTTCGCGGTCATCCTGGCACTGCTGGTCCTGAACACCGCGTTCAGCGTCTACCGCATGCGCGAACTCTCGCAGCAGACGCGCGCCATGATGAGCGAGCCGCTCGCCAAGGAACGGCTGGTGGCCGACTGGACCTCGCTGGTCGCGGTCGGCATCGTGCGCACCTCGGCCATCGCGCGCAGCAGCGATCCCGCGCTGGCGGGCTTCTTCGCGGAGCAGACCAAGGCCTCCTCGGCACGCGGCGCCGCGCTGATGAAACAGATCGAAGCGCAGGCCGACGAGACCGACAAGCCGGTGCTGCGCCAGGCCGCCGAGGTGCGCCAGGCCTACATCGCCGCGCGCGACGAGATCATGAAGATCAAGGGCAGCGCCAGCGAGGCCGAGATCGAGCGCCTGATGCAGGAGCGCTACCTGCCCAGCGCGAAGGGCTACGAAGAGGCGCTGCGCTCGCTGCTGGACCTGCAGCGGCAATCGATCAACGCCACCGCGCAGCGCATCGACGCGCTGGCCGAACGCACCCGCACGGTGCTGATCGTCACGGCGGCGCTGGTGGCGGCCTTCGCCATCGGCTTCGCCTGGTGGCTGACGGTGGGTATCACGCAACCGATGCGGCACGCGGTGCAGGCGGCCCAGCGCGTCGCGCAGGGCGACCTCTCCGGCCAGGCCGGCGCGCAGGGCGGGCCCTATGCGCGCGACGAGTCGGGCCAGCTGCTGCAGGCGCTGGCCGAGATGCGCGGCAGCCTGAACGGCATCGTGCACGAAGTGCATCGCGGCACGCAGACCATCGGCGGGGCCTCCCGGCAGATCGCCGCCGGCAACCTGGACCTGTCCTCGCGCACCGAGCAGCAGGCCAGTTCGCTGCAGGAGACCGCGGCGTCGATGGAGGAACTGACCTCCACGGTGCGGCAGAACGCCGACAACGCGCGCCAGGCCAACCAGCTCGCCGTGTCCGCCTCGGCCGTCGCCAACCACGGCGGCGAGGTGGTGGCGCGCGTGGTGCAGACCATGGAGTCGATCCACACCTCGTCGCACAAGATCGTCGAGATCATCGGCGTGATCGAAGGCATCGCCTTCCAGACCAATATCCTGGCGCTCAATGCCGCGGTGGAAGCCGCCCGCGCCGGCGAACAGGGCCGCGGCTTCGCCGTGGTGGCCGGCGAAGTGCGCGCGCTGGCGCAGCGCTCGGCCAGCGCGGCCAAGGAGATCAAGAGCCTGATCGACGCCTCGGTGGCGCAGGTCGGCGAAGGCAGCGCGCTGGTCGGCCAGGCCGGCAGCACCATGGCCGAGATCGTCGAGAGCGTGAAGCGCGTCACCGACATCATGGGCGAGATCACCGCCGCCACCCAGGAACAGACCACCGGCATCGAGCAGGTCAACCAGGCCATCACGCAGATCGACGAGACCACGCAGCAGAACGCCGCCCTGGTGGAACAGGCCTCGGCCGCCACCCAGGCGCTGGAAGACCAGGCACGCCTGCTGCTGCAGGCGGTCGGCACCTTCCGGCTGGACGCGGGCGCTGGCATCGAGGCCGCGCCGCCGGCGTCCGCGCAGCCAGTACAAGCCGCCCGCGCCGGCAAACCCGAGGCCGGCGCGGGCGCCACGCAGGGCACGGCGCCGCGCTCCCGCCGGCAGCCGGCGCGTCCGGCCCGGCTGCCGGCGCAGCGCCTGGAGCCGGCGATGGCACAGCCGCAACGGCAGGCCGCGGCGGCGCGCACGACCGCGGCATCGTCGGACGATTGGGAGCAGTTCTGA